The Rhipicephalus sanguineus isolate Rsan-2018 chromosome 7, BIME_Rsan_1.4, whole genome shotgun sequence genome includes a window with the following:
- the LOC125759178 gene encoding uncharacterized protein LOC125759178, translated as MPGQPGQAAGSTAQARSPNADATSPVGFGVRWRRRYDFTHVTSSPHYLQSNGLAEKGVQVAKRILKKTAGSGDDFWLGLLVCRSTPLEYGRSPGELLQGRRLRANLADFSAVTATDVEKHSQAQGGRPLPPLQNGVVVRLRDAAWPRKAQVVGSPYPRAYFVKTEDQKLLRRSRRNLLQTGERFVEESDGDIDTSPADNSVGGHPTVATSTSPANGRRREVPRSGDPSPLVVRQSTPPPTPALRRSARTVKPPQRLHYDKDFKPVFDIFF; from the exons atgccagggcaacctggccaggcaGCTGGAAGCACAGCTCAGGCCCGTAGCCCAAATGCTGACGCTACCTCGCCTGTCGGCTTCGGAGTCCGCTGGCGCAG gAGGTACGACTTCACGCACGTCACTTCAAGCCCTCATTATCTGCAGTCAAACGGGCTTGCGGAAAAAGGTGTGCAGGTTGCGAAGCGCATCTTGAAAAAAACTGCAGGTTCGGGCGACGATTTCTGGCTGGGCCTGCTGGTCTGCCGCTCTACCCCACTGGAGTACGGGCGATCCCCTGGTGAGCTACTTCAAGGAAGGCGCCTTCGCGCCAATCTCGCCGACTTCAGTGCGGTGACCGCAACCGACGTCGAGAAGCACAGCCAGGCCCAAGGGGGAAGACCTTTGCCTCCTCTGCAGAATGGTGTCGTCGTGAGGCTCAGAGACGCTGCATGGCCCCGAAAAGCTCAAGTGGTGGGTTCGCCATATCCAAGGGCCTACTTTGTCAAAACAGAGGACCAGAAGCTGCTAAGGCGCAGTCGTCGTAACCTACTTCAAACTGGCGAACGGTTCGTCGAGGAAAGCGACGGCGACATTGATACCAGCCCTGCGGACAACAGTGTTGGTGGCCATCCGACAGTGGCAACCTCAACCTCGCCAGCCAACGGCCGACGTCGCGAAGTTCCGAGGTCGGGCGACCCTTCGCCACTTGTGGTGCGTCAGTCAACTCCACCACCGACGCCAGCTTTGAGAAGGTCGGCTCGAACCGTGAAGCCACCACAGCGTCTTCATTATGACAAGGACTTTAAACCAGTGTTTGATATCTTTTTTTGA